In Prochlorococcus marinus XMU1406, the genomic stretch ATATCAAATAAAACCACCATCATTACCATTTACTTTAAATATTGCTGTAGATAATTTATGTAAAAATGAATTTGATTACTACAGAAAAATTCAGGCGCCACATCCTTTATTTATTGAACATGGGATTGATGCTGTTCCTTTCAAACACAAAGATTTGGAACTTTGGAGAAGTAATTTTCAAGGTATAAGATATAAGTCAATTGAACATAATTATGATTTTGGTGGAGCTGTGGACGATATTTGGCAGAAAAAAAATGGTGACCTTATTATTATTGATGTAAAAGCAACATCTAGAAATAATTTTGATTGGTCTGAAACTTTTAATAAATACGAATATGCAAAAGCTTATAAGAGGCAATTAGAAATGTATCAGTGGTTATTTAAAAAAAACGGTTTTCAAGTCGCCAAAGAAGCTTATCTTTTATATTTCAATGGAAAGAAAAATGAAGAGTTATTTAATAACCAATTAAATTTTGACGTTCATCTTATTAAATTAGATTGCTCTACTTCATGGGTAGAAAAAAAGATAATTGATACGGTTAATTTATTACGTTCGGATGTTTTCCCCAAACCTTCCTTAAATTGTGAGTACTGTAATTATTTAAAGAAGCGTTGGCAGTTATCCATAACTTAATATTCATAGGAAATTTTTTCATATTTCTGGAAAAATAGTGAAAAAAAGATAATCTTTAATTAGATTATTTATTTAGACTTTTGATAAAATCGAAAAATTCTGAAAGAAAGATAACTAATCATCTCCAACAAGATGTAGTCAAAGTATCTGGTAAAACAATTTTTATTAATCCTTTTTTATATTGGCGCAGATTTGACGAAAATACTAATAGATGGCTTAGAGAACCTGGTCAAATGTCAGAGGATCAAATTTCACCAAACAGGAACCGTTTTTATCCAGAAATAGAGTGGGCTGATTTAAGTCATGAGCAAAAGCTTATAAAAGATGCAACTGTTGAGATGTTTTTAAAAACTCTTGAATTGATAAGTACTTTTCATCCTTATCTTAGTTCCGGACAATTATTAGAAGTAGAGAGAAAAATGGCGATTATAAAAAAAATTCCTTTCGAAAAGTGGGTAACAAAATCTTTCGCGAAAAAAGCGAGATTATTAGAAAATGAAAAAAGAAAATTTCAAAGAGAAAGATTTTTTAGTAGTTGGAGGGAATGGTTTAGTCTTGTAAATACTCAACAAGCCATTTTGCCGTTAATCGTCACAATATTTATTTCTTCATTTATTGGATGGTCTTTAGGGATATCAAAGAATAGTTGTAATCCTTATTTTGAACAAAATATAGATCAACTAAATTAATTTATTTTTGATATTTTTTAAACTATCTAAGTTAATATAAATTTGAAAAAATACCTTTCTTTTTTAAGATTAGATTATATTAATTGAAATGATTGCTTAAAAAGCTTAAGTTTTATGAGTGGAAATTTTAATTCAAATAATATTGTAAATGACGAAATTAATTTGAACAATGAAGATAGTGATTATAAAGATTTAATCACTAGACTTAAAGAGATAAAATCAATCATTGGTTTATTGGAAAAAACAATATTTAAATAAATTTTATATTTTTGATAAAAACAAGTCCTAATAAAAAACTTATTTCAATAAAGAGACAATCTTTAGTCTTACTTATTTTTTCTTCTATTTCGTTTCTATTGATTCTATTTAGGTTAATTTTTTTACAACTTTTAAATTATGAATCTTTTAAGAAGATGTCAGATGAGAATAGGATCAGACTTATTGCTTCACAGCCAATACGCGGAAGAATACTAGATAAAAATGGTTATGTTTTAGCAGATAGTAGAGTTAAATATTCTTTGATAATAAAGCCTCAATCTGTTAATAAAACCAATTGGGAAAGACATAAATCAAGTATTTCTAACTTGTTAAATATTGAAAGTAATGAAATTCAAAAAAAATATTCTGATGGTCTAAAAAATCAAAAACTTTCAGTAACTATTCTTGATGATTTAAATGTAGATCAATTAATAAAATTCAAGGAAAATGAAGGTGATTTAATTAGTTTTGAAATAGCTACCAAATTAATTAGATATTATCCTTATAAATCCCTTGCTGCCCATGTAATTGGTTATACTCAGCCAATTACTGAATCAGAATATAAATTCTTATCTAAGAAAGGTTATAAATTAAATGACTTAATAGGAAGAACAGGAATTGAATATGTTTACGAAGATTTTATAAGAGGGGAATGGGGTGGAGAAATGGTTGAAGTAAATTCATTAGGAAAATTTCAAAGATCATTGGGTATAAGACCTCCAGTACAAGGGAATGATATTGAATTAACAATAGACCTTAATCTGCAATTAGTTGCTGAGAAAGTTCTTCAAGATAAAAAAGCTGGAGCGATAATAGTAATGGATCCAAGAGATGGTGCAATAAGAGCGATGGTAAGTAAGCCTAATTTTGATTTGAATTTTTTTTCAAAGGATTTTAAGCCTGAAAAGGAATACAATAATATCTTTAATTCTCCTGAAAAACCTCTTTTTAATAGAGCATTAAATGCTTATGATCCAGGAAGTGTTTGGAAAATTGTAACAGCATTAGCGGGCTTGGAAAGTGGAAAATTTCCTAGAGATACAATGTTAGATACCAAACCATGTATAACTTATGGGAGTCAATGCTTTAGAGAGCATAATGATTTAGGCTTTGGAGTAATAGGTTATGAAGATGCTTTAAGAGTTTCTAGTAATACATTTTTTTATCAGGTAGGTTATGGAGTAGGAGTTGATGAAATTCATAAGATCTCCCGAAAGCTTGGTTTTAATTCTTTATCTGGAATTGAAATTTCTGAACAAGAAAATATAGGATTAGTAGCTAGTAGTGAATGGGCTAAAGAAGGTAGAGGATGGGGGCAGCCAGGAAGAACTCCTTGGGTTCCAGAAGATATTGCGAGTATGTCTATTGGGCAAATGGTTGTTCAAGTAACTCCAATTCAAATTGCTAGAGCATATTCAGCGATTGCTAATGGAGGTTATTTAGTAACTCCTTATTTAACTCAAAAATATAGAGAATCTTTGCCTGATAAATCAAGAATTAAACTTGATATTGATCCAAAGCATATCCAGTTATTAAAAAATGGTTTACGAAAAGTTGTTGAATCTGGAACAGGTGTAGGAATTAATACTGGAGTCACTAATATGCCCCCAGTCTCTGGTAAAACGGGAACCGCTGAAGATTGGAAGACTGGTTTGGACCATGCTTGGTTTGTATGCTTTACTCCATCAGAGGCAAGTGAACTTCTAGTTGTCGCTTTTGCCCAAAATACACCAGGTGGAGGGTCAGTTCATGCACTTCCTATGGCGAAAGAAATTCTAAAAGTTTGGAATAAAAATAATTGATAAGAAGTTTTCAATTACAAATTTTTATGTTTTTATTTTTTTCATTTGTAGAAGTCTTTGAATAATATCTTCAATAGTTTTTGTATCTATTGGTTTACTATATGAGGACAAAAGTTGTCTTCCTAATACCTGACTTCCTAAATGCACTAATTGAATGCGTAATGAGGTGAGTAGCTCTAAACCTACTCCACCAGAGAATGTAGCAATTGCGATTGGTTGACCATTAAATAAATTCCTAAAGTCATCTCCTGAAATAGATAACCAAGCTATAAAGTTTGAGAGAATAGGGGGAATAGATCCATTATATTCAGGAGCACAAATCACCCACTTTTCTATTGCGAAAAGCTTTTTTTTTAATTCTTCTATTACAACTGGGATATTATCTTTGCTGTGAATTCTTGGATTAAATAACGGAATATCAAGAGTCGTAAGATCTAATATCTCAGAACTTATTTTCAGTTCATTACTTTTTTCAAGGAATTTTTCAGAAAGTTCTAGATTTTTTCCACAACTAGCAGTAATGATTATAAGATCTTTTGATTCAGTCATAAATTAGATAAATAAATTTAATAGCTAGCACCAGTTTTACGGTGATGAACTGCTGTCAGACTATCGGATTTTAGTATATTACCGTGTAGTACTTCAGCGTATATTACCCAATGATCTCCACATTCCATTCTCTCTTTTACTGAAGCGTCTAACCACGCTAAAGATTCAGGAATGATTATTTGTTCATTAGGAGTTAATTCAATATTTAAACCTTCAAATCTATCTTCGCCTGGCGCAAAGGGTTTTGTGAATCTTTTCAAAGGTTCTTTAAAATCTTTTTCACTAAGAATATTTAATGCGAATGAATCTCCTATTTGCAGGAGAGACTCTACCGATCTATCTTTTGCTACTGCAATACTTAACCCCGGAGGAGAAAAACTTGCTTGACTAACCCAGGATGCAAGCATAGCTCCTTTAATATTATTCTCATCTTTGCCCTTAGAGGCAGTTAGAACGCAGAGTGAGCCAATTACTCTTCCAAGAGCTTGTAGCTTTGGATTCGTTTTGCTTGTAATCATTCCAGTATCAGACTTTCTAGGTTTTGTTTTTACTTTTTTTAAAATTTTTCTTCCAAAATGAGTTCCTATTTCTTCTAGCTCTTTAATCTTTGGTTTATTTGGACTGAATTTAATTCTTATAGGGTCAAAACTAAACTTAAAACCACCGTCTTTTAATTTTGTTTCAAGTAAATCTATAGCTTCGCCGCTCCAGCCAAAACTGCCAAAAATTCCCACTGGCTTATCTCTATTGCCCTCTGCTAACAATGTTCCTAGTGCACTAACTATTGGAGTTGGTGCGTGACCACCCAATGTGGGAGAGCCTATTAAATATCCATCAGCATTTTGGATAGATTTTATAAGTACATCATTAGGTGTAAATTCACAATTAATACTTTCAACTTCTACTGAGGTTCTATTTATCCCTTTAGCTAATGCATCACCTATTGAGGCTGTATTTCCATATGCACTAGCATATATCAGAGCGATCTTAGGATTATTTGTTGAGAGATTCTCTCCCCATCTAATGTAGTCATTCAAAAAGCTTTTTAAGCTATATTCGATCGCGGGTCCGTGTAATGGCGCAATAGTTTTAATGTCATAATCTGCAATTTTTTCAGTTATTGATACTACTTGATTAGACATTGGTGCCATCAAGCAATCATAAAAATGTTTCCTATCAATTTCTGTACTAACTCGATTTGTTTCAGACCAATATTTAGATGCAATGTGTGCAGAGAAAATTTTTTCACTAATAAGTATTTCTTGATTACGTTCATAAATTATCAGGCCACCAGGCCAACGTGCTGTTGGAATAGGAATTAACTCTAGTGAAATGTTGTCTAATTCTAAATTAAGTTCTTTTTTAATTATGTTTATTCCAGGTAATTGAATTTCAATAAAGTTATCTAAGGTAGGATTTCTTTGATTCCAAAGTTCGCTAATAAGTTTATAACCTGGATTAGAGCAAGTAATAGTTGTGTTTTGAAATTGGGTACTTATATTTTTTAAAGTTTCAATAATTTGGGGATTAATATGGCCAGAAATGAAGTTGATTTTATCTAATCTAAATTCATCGCAAAACCTAGAAATTACTTTACTAAATGAATTTAAATATTGTTTTTCAGGTGGATGAATAATAAAAAGTTCCTCATGACTTCTAATGAAGAAAGTATTAAAAGAGGTTCCTTTTTCAAGGTTAAATTCAAGTTCAAATCTTTCTTTATTTTGATCTAAGAATCTTACGCAAGAAAAATTTTCGGTAATTTCAAATTCTGAAAAGTTTTGATTTTTTGCAAGTAAGCCTATATTAATATCTGACATTTTAAAGACTTATTTTCTAATAGTGATTAGCAACTTTTCTGTGATGAACTGCTGTCTTACATGATAAATCAGAAACATTACCATTTTCAACAATTCCATATATTATCCAATGGTCTGGAGTCTCCAGTCTGGAACTAACTTTACAATCTAAAAAGGCGAGTGAATCTGAGAGAACTGGTCCTCCTTCAGCTATGTTGCTAATTACATCTACATCTGCAAATCTATCAGCTCCAGGGGCAAATCTCTTTAAAAAATGTCTGAACATTTTTTGATAGTTATCTTCTCTCAAGATATTCACTACAAAACCTTTCCCAACTTGCATATATGATTCAATAGCCCTATCTTTTGCCACTGCAACTGTAATACCTGGTGGAGAAAAGCTTGCTTGACTAACCCAACTAGCAACCATTGCACTTTGTCTAAATGTCGAGCCTTCCCCTTGGCTCGCTGTAACTACATATAATCCTCCACTTAATCTACCTAACGCTTTATCTAAATTTGAATCAAGGCTCTTCATAGAGGCTATATTCTTCTTTTTATTGATCAATTGACCCAAGTCAGTTCCAGCTTCTTCGAATTGTTGATAAACAATGGGATCTGGGATATTTTTAACTCTTAAAGGGGAAAAAGCTTCTTTTTGACCAAGTTCTCTTAATTTATTTGCTAAGGAATCTATTGGTTCATCATTTCCACCAAATGCATCATAGACAGCAGTAAATTGTTTCGGTTTTAGTCCTGCAAATAAAGTACCGAGAGATTCTTTTAATTCATTATCTGAGTCTACTGGCCATGTAGGAATGACTACTGCTTTTGATTCGGAAATCAAACTTGTTAATTCTTGCGGGTCAGAAGATCTTAAATCAATTAATTGAACCTGTGCATCCGCTTTACTTATTCCATGAGATATCGCTTGACTTAGTCGATCACAATAACCATAGTCGCTGATATAGCAAACTGAGACAAAATCATTACCTTTGCTTTTATTGCTACTCCATTCGAGATATTTTCCTTTCCAAAAATTGACCTGATTATGGAGCAAAGGCCCATGACCAACAGCTATTGTTTTTAATTCAGGTAGCTTATCTATTCTTTTAATTGCCTGCAGAACGCTTCTAGCGTTTGGACCCATAAGGCAATCGTAATAAAAACGGAAATCATCGTATATTTTTTTTTGATCAGTGTCAAAAAATTCGTCAGAGCAATAATGAAGTCCAAATGCATCGCATGTATAAAGAACATGTGTGCTGTGATCATATGAAAATATGGTATCTGGCCAATGTAAATTTGGTGCACTTATAAATTCAATATTATGTTCTAAACCGCTATTAGGATTAGTTCCTAGATTTAAAAACTCTCCACTCTTAACCTCTAAATGCTTAAAGGGAATATGAATTTGGTCTTCAATAAATTTAAGGGCTAATTTTGATCCAACTACTGTGATATTTTGGTTTAACTCTAAAAGATTACCTATTAAACCAGAATGATCAGGTTCTGTATGGCTTGTAATTAGATAATCAATCTCTTGCGGATTTACCTTTTTCAGTAATTCTTCAAACCATAATTCTTCGAACTTTGCATGACTAGTATCAATAATTGCTATTTTTTCGCCTTTAATAATAAAACTATTGTAAGTAGTTCCATTTCTTAGACCAAATTCAATATCAAATCTACTGCGATCCCAATCCAGAGATCTTATGGCACAAGAATCATCAGTAAAGTTTTGAGATTGTACTGTCAACTTGTTATTTATTTGTGCCAATTTAGAATTACTTGTCTGGGCAGAGGCTATCATAGAATAATTCGCTTTATAAAATAACTTTAGTTATATAGAATATAGATCCGCGTGATCATTTTTGCGAAATAACCGAAATTATGCTTTTCTTTAATTTTTATTCTTCTTATTCTGGATAAATGACATCTCAATTAATTAAAAAAATAGTTACTGGAGATGAGATAAGAAATGCTTTTTTAAAATTTTACAGTGAAAAATTACATAAAATCATTCCAAGTGCATCTTTGATTCCAGATGATCCTACGGTTATGCTCACAATTGCTGGAATGCTACCTTTTAAACCAGTCTTTTTAGGTTTAAAAGAAAGACCATCAAAAAGGGCTACATCTAGCCAAAAGTGCATCAGAACAAACGATATAGACAACGTTGGAGTTACAGCTAGACATCACACTTTTTTTGAAATGCTTGGTAATTTCTCTTTTGGAGATTATTTTAAACGAGAGGCTATTCAATGGGCTTGGGAATTAGTTACTATTATTTATCAACTTTCTGTTGAAAATATAATTGTGAGTGTTTTTCAAGAAGATGAAGAGTCTGCAAAAATTTGGAGAGATGAAATTGGTATTCATCCGGATAGGATAGTGAAACTAGGTGAAAAAGATAATTTTTGGTCATCTGGCACAACAGGTCCATGTGGACCTTGTTCAGAACTTTATTATGATTTTCATCCTGAACTGGGTC encodes the following:
- a CDS encoding PD-(D/E)XK nuclease family protein — its product is MSGILKLSRSTVEKYLSCPRCCVLDKKYQIKPPSLPFTLNIAVDNLCKNEFDYYRKIQAPHPLFIEHGIDAVPFKHKDLELWRSNFQGIRYKSIEHNYDFGGAVDDIWQKKNGDLIIIDVKATSRNNFDWSETFNKYEYAKAYKRQLEMYQWLFKKNGFQVAKEAYLLYFNGKKNEELFNNQLNFDVHLIKLDCSTSWVEKKIIDTVNLLRSDVFPKPSLNCEYCNYLKKRWQLSIT
- the mrdA gene encoding penicillin-binding protein 2; translated protein: MIKTSPNKKLISIKRQSLVLLIFSSISFLLILFRLIFLQLLNYESFKKMSDENRIRLIASQPIRGRILDKNGYVLADSRVKYSLIIKPQSVNKTNWERHKSSISNLLNIESNEIQKKYSDGLKNQKLSVTILDDLNVDQLIKFKENEGDLISFEIATKLIRYYPYKSLAAHVIGYTQPITESEYKFLSKKGYKLNDLIGRTGIEYVYEDFIRGEWGGEMVEVNSLGKFQRSLGIRPPVQGNDIELTIDLNLQLVAEKVLQDKKAGAIIVMDPRDGAIRAMVSKPNFDLNFFSKDFKPEKEYNNIFNSPEKPLFNRALNAYDPGSVWKIVTALAGLESGKFPRDTMLDTKPCITYGSQCFREHNDLGFGVIGYEDALRVSSNTFFYQVGYGVGVDEIHKISRKLGFNSLSGIEISEQENIGLVASSEWAKEGRGWGQPGRTPWVPEDIASMSIGQMVVQVTPIQIARAYSAIANGGYLVTPYLTQKYRESLPDKSRIKLDIDPKHIQLLKNGLRKVVESGTGVGINTGVTNMPPVSGKTGTAEDWKTGLDHAWFVCFTPSEASELLVVAFAQNTPGGGSVHALPMAKEILKVWNKNN
- a CDS encoding NADPH-dependent FMN reductase; its protein translation is MTESKDLIIITASCGKNLELSEKFLEKSNELKISSEILDLTTLDIPLFNPRIHSKDNIPVVIEELKKKLFAIEKWVICAPEYNGSIPPILSNFIAWLSISGDDFRNLFNGQPIAIATFSGGVGLELLTSLRIQLVHLGSQVLGRQLLSSYSKPIDTKTIEDIIQRLLQMKKIKT
- a CDS encoding diflavin flavoprotein, with product MSDINIGLLAKNQNFSEFEITENFSCVRFLDQNKERFELEFNLEKGTSFNTFFIRSHEELFIIHPPEKQYLNSFSKVISRFCDEFRLDKINFISGHINPQIIETLKNISTQFQNTTITCSNPGYKLISELWNQRNPTLDNFIEIQLPGINIIKKELNLELDNISLELIPIPTARWPGGLIIYERNQEILISEKIFSAHIASKYWSETNRVSTEIDRKHFYDCLMAPMSNQVVSITEKIADYDIKTIAPLHGPAIEYSLKSFLNDYIRWGENLSTNNPKIALIYASAYGNTASIGDALAKGINRTSVEVESINCEFTPNDVLIKSIQNADGYLIGSPTLGGHAPTPIVSALGTLLAEGNRDKPVGIFGSFGWSGEAIDLLETKLKDGGFKFSFDPIRIKFSPNKPKIKELEEIGTHFGRKILKKVKTKPRKSDTGMITSKTNPKLQALGRVIGSLCVLTASKGKDENNIKGAMLASWVSQASFSPPGLSIAVAKDRSVESLLQIGDSFALNILSEKDFKEPLKRFTKPFAPGEDRFEGLNIELTPNEQIIIPESLAWLDASVKERMECGDHWVIYAEVLHGNILKSDSLTAVHHRKTGASY
- a CDS encoding diflavin flavoprotein; translated protein: MIASAQTSNSKLAQINNKLTVQSQNFTDDSCAIRSLDWDRSRFDIEFGLRNGTTYNSFIIKGEKIAIIDTSHAKFEELWFEELLKKVNPQEIDYLITSHTEPDHSGLIGNLLELNQNITVVGSKLALKFIEDQIHIPFKHLEVKSGEFLNLGTNPNSGLEHNIEFISAPNLHWPDTIFSYDHSTHVLYTCDAFGLHYCSDEFFDTDQKKIYDDFRFYYDCLMGPNARSVLQAIKRIDKLPELKTIAVGHGPLLHNQVNFWKGKYLEWSSNKSKGNDFVSVCYISDYGYCDRLSQAISHGISKADAQVQLIDLRSSDPQELTSLISESKAVVIPTWPVDSDNELKESLGTLFAGLKPKQFTAVYDAFGGNDEPIDSLANKLRELGQKEAFSPLRVKNIPDPIVYQQFEEAGTDLGQLINKKKNIASMKSLDSNLDKALGRLSGGLYVVTASQGEGSTFRQSAMVASWVSQASFSPPGITVAVAKDRAIESYMQVGKGFVVNILREDNYQKMFRHFLKRFAPGADRFADVDVISNIAEGGPVLSDSLAFLDCKVSSRLETPDHWIIYGIVENGNVSDLSCKTAVHHRKVANHY